The Mesotoga infera genome includes a region encoding these proteins:
- the rmuC gene encoding DNA recombination protein RmuC, with the protein RLVQASKELYNRFGVFFAHYNRLQGHLKNAVSAYNDGVGSFESRLLPKVREIEVLSETRERLPEIEGIAEEPRSSENMNYD; encoded by the coding sequence AAGGCTTGTTCAAGCCTCGAAAGAACTCTATAATAGATTCGGTGTTTTCTTCGCTCATTACAACAGACTGCAGGGCCATCTAAAGAACGCCGTCAGTGCCTACAATGATGGAGTGGGTTCCTTCGAAAGCAGGCTGCTTCCTAAAGTCAGGGAAATCGAAGTCCTTAGCGAGACACGCGAAAGGCTTCCCGAAATTGAGGGAATTGCCGAGGAACCGAGATCTTCGGAAAATATGAACTATGATTGA